GATGGTATACACCCCCACAGTAACCACGCCTTACCCGGTAAGAACTCTCCAATCTCAAACGGATTCTGTATCCCGCTGCTGTCGAACTGCTTCCCAATGCCAGTCACCGGATCAATATTGTACAGATTGATGTTCGTATAGCTCAACAACAAGAGATGCCGCTGTGTCGTCTCTAGCCCGGTCAATGCCCGATACATCCACTGCCACATAGTGTCGTCGAATCCCCGCACGCCTCTCGATAATGTAATCGGAGACATCTCTCCGCCTCCATAAGAGTATTTCTTGAACATCGAGTTTAGCTGCGTGATGGAATCGACCTGTGCTGAGTATTCAGGCGATGAAATTGCAGAGAAGCCAAAGAACGGAGCACCAAGAACATAGAACGGTGGAGCCATACTCGGAACAAGGTCGAACAGCCAGAAACGATAAGACTGCATGAAGTCCAATATTCTGTTTCTGGCCATCCAAAATCCCCTCGCCGTTCTTTATGCCGCCTGTCCGGGGAAGATATCGAACTTCTCGATAGCAATCGTTGTCTCAGCGATGGACACCTCGCTGGCTGTCGCATCGAAATCCCCCACCTTGGCCGTGGTCGCGAAACATTCCCCGCATTCGATCCTGCGGTGCTTCGACTTGTCCGTCGTGCCCGCAACCGCATCCGCCATCTCGGTCCTCTGATAGTGCCAGATCGTAACGTCGCAGCGGTACTCTTGACCATTCACCGACGCCATGACCATCTGATGAAACGCCGTGTCCCTCTTTGTGATGCCGCGCATGAGCGACAGCTCGGAAACGGTAGGCGGCCCTGGGAACTTCATGGCCCAAATCGAATTCCCCTCTCGGTACTCGGCAACCTCCACCGACAACTCCGGCATCGTCACCTGATTGAATCCGGCCACCGCTTTCGCCTCGTAGTTATCACGATCTGACGCTGGGGTGCTCTGGAAAAGATCCACACCGCTCGCATTTGCAGATGTGACATGGTATCGAAACCCCTGCATCATATCGGTCTTCGCTGGTCTCATTTCAATCTCCTTATGGCCGATCCATGCCTGGCGGCCTATTGTCCCTTCCAAGCGACGGGAATTCGTCAAAAACTGCTATATCCCAACCATTGCCCAGGATAAACACCAACTGCCCATCGGCAGTCAATGCTTGCAAGCTTTTCGCCTTGAACTGACATCCGGGCGGAACGAATATCCCAGGCGCTTCCCATTCCGCATATCCGTTCCCGGCTGTCAAGGTGATGTTCCCTACAAAGGAATCGTCGCCATCCCGGTCAACCACAAACAAGTCGATACCGGTTACCCCAGGCATCGATACGTACACTCGCTGGACCGTAAAACCTTCGTGAGCAATCGCTTCCGCAATATCGATGAGACCTCCGTCGGTCAGATCGCTATATTTTCGATAGCGGCCTCGACGAATCGTCTCGCCGGAATCAACAAGCGGAGATCCTACTGGAGCAACGCCAGATAAGGCCCCCCCGTTCAGAATACGATGTATCAGAACAGCAGGTATAGTATTGATCGCTCCCATCGGTCACCCGTATCGGTTACGCCGCCGCAGCGATAACCTTCTGCTGGAACCTGAATACCAAGAACTCACCCGGCACGTTCGCCGCGATTCCAACATCGCAAAATACGATGCCCTTCTTAACTGTAGTATCCGGGTTATTCGTGCTGTTGCAGATTACAAAGTACGCTTCTGCCGGTGTGTCTCCTGCCAGGTATCCCGAGTCGAACAGACCCTTCAAGAATGTCGATACCTGTGTATCGATCTTGCTCCACAGCGTCGGGCCATTGTTCTCGAAGATGTGCACATGCGTCGCGTTGAACACCGACTTCTCGACGAACATGAACAACCGGCGTTGTTGGATGTACGGCCATTCGCCGCCAGACATGTCGAGCGTCCGCGCTCCCCACACCACGCGCCCTGTATGCGGCCACTGAACCAGCGGGTTGATCTTGTTCTCGTACACGATACCGCATTGCGTCTCGGTCAGATCGGCCTCCAAGCCGACTGCCCACTGAATCGAGCCCTTCGCCATGCCCGCCGGTGCCTCGCCCACGTTCCGTGTCGAGTCTGTCCGCGAATAGATACCGGCAACGTGACCTCCGCATGGGATATCGAGGTTCACGTCCGTTATCGGATCGCGCACCTTGATGTGCGGATAGTACAGAGCTGCGCGGCTCGTGTACTTGTTGAGTTGGAACTTCTTCCAGGTCACCGCCTCCTGATACGACAGCCCGTGCGGAACCGTCAGTACCACGAACTTGTCCTTGACCAACTCCGCGTAATCAATCAAGGCCCACGAAACGTAGGTGTCCGTCTGGAAGTCCGCCGCAACGAGTGTCATCATTGCGTCCACTTTTCCGAACGCGAACACGCCCTCTTGGTCTACCGCCAAATCCGGGTCCACAACGTCCGCGCTCGTGATGTCCGTGCCGTCAGTCCCGCCTGTCAGGATATTGGACAGCTCACTCACCGGATTCGTGTAGTAGTTGGCGACGGAGCTGTACACGCCGGGAACTCCAAGACTCGGGTCGCTTGTAAGCTTCCAAGTGGTCTTTACCACCCCCGTCGTGTAGCTGACAGTATTCACGCCGTTCGTATCGAGCTGATACTTCGTCGGGACTCCGGCGGTCTGTGTCGCCGACAAAGCCAGGTTTCCGTTGGCGTCGTCCTCTACTGCCACGGAGTGATAGTAGAGACAACCTAACAAGATTGGAATACCTACCGCCAATTCATTCCCGGTGAAATCCAAGACGTTATTGACATCGGTTGGGCTCGCAATCTGCCCTGTGGTGTAATTGATCTTGCCAACTACTGCGTTCAGAGTTTCCGGATCTAACGTCAGATTCCCAGCCCCGTCATCGGTAATGTACTTGGTGCCAACACCATCGACGTTGACCTGCATACAGACCGTTCCGGGAACTATCCTTGCCGGATTTGACGACGTTCCGGGCGAAATCACGCTCTCCGTAGCCGTGTTGTGCCCCATTCCGATCTTCACCTTCGGGCTAACCAGCATATATTCATCGCCAGCCACGGGTGTCGACGGCCCACCGTTGATGTCGACAAACGTGATACTGGTAGCCGTATTGTTAGTGATCACCGCCGACCATCCCAGCGTCTTGTTGATCAGAACATATCCCATCAAGCTCGTAAGGGGCCACGCCTTTGTCGTATCGTTCAGCGTACCGGCCGCACCGCCTGTTGCCACGCCGCTGTCGTACTCGACGTAATCCGAAAACTGAAATCCCAACGATACAGTCTTTTGGAACGGAGCGTCCGCCAACGCATATTGCCATGCCTTGATCGTGCCGTCGTATGCCACCGGTGGTGTCGCAGTGCTTCCCTGCGGAACCCTCGTAGCAGAAAAATCTTCGGCAATAACCTGAGTTCCCTGCAGGTCTTGCGGATTGCCGTAATTGCCGTAGTCAATGACCTCGAGATTGGAAGACCCAGAGCCGTCGGCATTGATCACGGTGGTTATATAGCTCGGGCTCGTCGGGTCATCGAACACGAGATCCGCCCATGTCTCGACTGTCTCCCACGCTGGATTCAGCGCATCACCGCTCACGTTCTCGTCCAGCATCACATCGAATCTCGTCCACCGCGCCTCGGCCTGCACCAAGTAGTCATCGCTGCCCGGATTGATCCGCACGCGGAAGAAATTCCCGGCCTCACCCGGCCACGCCATCTGGAACCGAAACACGCGATACGTATACGTAGCCTGCATACCCGTAGGTATGTACAGAGTCGGGTCGTTTATTGTGAAATTGATTTCCCCGGTTGTGAGATTGATCGTACCCGACCCACCAGCCGCGATAGCAGCCGCACCCGAGTTCACCGGGTCCACCGTGAGATTCCCGTTGGCATCCGATATGAAAACATATTCGTTGTCGGGAATGGCTGCGTTCAGATGCAACGAAAATCCAACGTGTGTCAGCGGCGTCTTCTCCAGTTGCCTGCTGTAGATACCCGTAGGCTCGAGGTTTACAGCCAGGGCCTCTACTGTATCGGCCATGAGATCCCAAGCCGCAGCATCCGCATCGCTCGCAGCAACACGGACAAAGTACATGATGCTCCCGCCGTTTGCGAAGAAAGCATACGCCTCATGCGCCGCAAGACCCTTATCCGAGAATCCGCCAAACTGTCTGACGTATTCCGGGAAGCTGGTCGAGATAGTGGGTTGATTGACCGGGCCTCGGGGTGAGTACCCTACGAGACCGAAGTTAGATGTCGAGACGCCCGCAATCGGACCGGGACCGCTCGGAACCTCCTGGATATATACACCGGCATGTGCAAAGTCGTTCATTTCTTACTCCATGTTGCCAAGCCGAATTATCGGCGTCTCTTGCGTATCTTGCCAGAATCAACATCCTTCAACTCCTCATCTTGGTCAACATTTTCAGAACCAACTTCATCAACAATCGGCGTTTCTGTACTTTCCGCCGTCTTTTCCACGGAAATCTCCGCTTCCGCCTCGGTCAGCTCAGGCGGCTTTATTGATACCGGCGGGATTCCCGCCGCTTTCGTCTTGCCCTTTTCGGCAAACCGTTTCGCCAGCTCCGATTTGCCCAGCACATCCTCGATCTTCTTCTGCGGCACCGGCGCTTCGGCAACCGACGGTGCACCCGGAGGACGCCCTGTAATACGAAGCTGTCCGCTACGAATCAGAGCCGCTACCTCCACCGTCTCTTCCAAGATTTCAATCTTGGTATTTGGACGCACCGACTTCGACAGACCCTTTTTCACAGGTATCGGCCGAACGGTTTTACCCGAGTAGTAATACCACATAGATCAAGTCCTCCCTTCAACACCCGACTGAACCCGCAAGCGTGGATCGTACATCGAGGAATAAGGCACATCCTCCCAAGTATCGATTTCCGCACGAACCGTAAATGACACAGTGGACGACTGTGTACGGTCAGCGATGTCAGCCAATTCGGATGTATTTGAAAACGACATCTCTCCTGCATCATAATAACGAACGTCTCCAAGACTGTCTATTACTTTAAAACAAAACCACGGTGGTCTCATCTTGACCATGACGAATTTAAGCATCCGGTTCGACTCCATCGCCCGCCGTCCGTGGATCGTCAAGTCATAAGTGATGTCATACGGATCGCCCCGAAGCTGCTCAACATATGCAGACCATCCCACCATACCGTTCGCCAGAACAATCTTCTCGGCTCCCGGCGCTGGCGCTCTGGCAACCGTCCCCGTCAACGGCTGGCGCTCGTATGCAGGAGTGTAGTCGTTCTTCCTGAAAACAAACGATGGAAGAATAAAATCCTGGTACGGGTCTTCGGGCGCATCAAAAAACACCGGAATTTTACCCTGAAAACGTTCCAGGTCTGTATCGACACCCGGAACCTCTACTACGTACTGATTTCTGGATTCGCCGTCTATAACGAACTGACTCAGCTCGGCACCGAGACTCAAAAAACATCCGAGATCAAAGTCTCGTATATCTACCGTTCCAAGAATCGTCATCCGATGCCTAACTGCAAAGGTAGCGCACTTGAGTGCGCGTAGTCTCTACTCGCCTTCGCCCGGCTCCACCGTTATCGCCCCAGCCTCGGCCGCCTTATTGATGAAATCGAACGCATGGTCCACTTCATCACGGCTCCGCTCGAGTGCACGATGGAGAAGGTCATTCTCTACCCCCTGCAACGCCGTATTTAAGCTGTTCAACTTATCAGAATCTTTTACTTTTTTCTTATCGCCGGACATCTTTCACCTCTCAGCTATAAAATTTTCGACATTTTTCTGGCAAATTCAATGCCTTCCTTAACAATTGACGAGTCTACTGTATCAGAATTTTCTGGCAATGCGAATTGATTTTTGCCCGTCAATATGTACTCAGTAATCTTCCCTACGCATTCCTTGGCGTATTGGCGCGTAGCCTGGAATGCCGGTCTCCATACCGGCTGTGACTTTTTCCCGTCCATTCCCAGCTCGCGCCTCAACACATCGTGCCCCAAATCAGGCGTTACCGATAAACCTATCGCGTGCTCGAAATTACCTATCTCTGGCGCAGCCGCACCCGCATCAACAAGCTCTCGTTCAATCTTGTTCTTGTTCGCATACAGACGCTCGGCAATCGCCGTCAATTCGTCAGGACGCGCCGTTCGAGAGAAGACCTTTGCTTGGCCTCTTTGGACCGCGACAGGCACCAATGCCGCTGGCCACGGACTATACCGCCCAAGAACAACCACCCACGCTGGTGACGATTGAAGAGGAACAAAATATAACGCAGTACTCGATGCGTTATCCACCGTCACATCTATTTCCGACTTGTCCAGGTAGATCGCAATGACATCCTCGGTCTGTTCCTCTTTTAAGATCGCAACCCGCAAAGCGTCCCCGTAGTCTATTTCTCCGCTGCCCACGGTAGCTTTGGGATGTAGCTTCTTGATCTCATTCAGCAAGTAATTGCCAACATCAACCAAAAACATGGATTTTGCCTCGTGGTATCGAGAAATCCATTTTTTTTTGGCGTTCTGTAGTGCTTTTTTGCTGTTTTTAGAGAGCCTAATGTCGTAGCGGCCGGTCACTACTTGGTAGCTTTCAATTCGGGATGCCCTTTGCGGCCACGGAGAATCGTGGATGCCTGCGTTCCGCGTTCCTTGCCAACGACCTCGAATCCCTTGGCCAGATCCTTGGCGGCTTCCTCGGCTGCGTTGTCGAGCGCGTGCATCATCTTCACGTCCTTCTCCCGAGACGGACGGACGCCGACTATCTTTTCGACCATATCCTTCCACATCCCGTATATGACCGAGTAGTCCGGCATCGGATACTGAATGCCCGTCTTCTTGTCGAGTTCCCACTTCACGCCGATACCTTTATTGAGTGCTTTTCCGAGCGCATCCTGCCAAATCTCCTTGGCAACTTCGACAGGAAACTCAAGAATCGGTTTTGGCGGCTTATTCATAAGCGTCTTCAGGATGACCGTCATCATCTCATCAGCCGACGGAGTAAGCCCGGATGCGCGACCACGCCACCCGCGAGGCACCAACGCATACGACGGCTCGTCTATGGTCCCCACGTCCGGAGTCACGTTCTTCTCCTCCGGCGAAATGGCATAGGTCCATGCCTCGTTGATCCATTTTTGCACTTCCTGGATCGCCTTTTCTTCTCCGATTTCCTTGGACAACCCCTCAATGAGCAAAGCCACCCATTTGACGCTCGTCCCTGGCCCCCAGCCTGCAGAATCCTCGGTCAGGTTCACACCCTCCCAGTTCTCCTCCAGCTTCGCCGCCGCACCCGAAGCCTTGGCATCGCCACGAACGATTCCCTCTATTTCTTCAATCAAGTCCCTAAAATTGCCCATGGTCCCTCCGTCTAGGCGAATTCGCCTGTCACTTTGAATGTCACCGTATTTCCTTTGCCCGTCCATCCCGGCATCTCAACGTAAGCCTGCAGGGAATACTCGCCTGCCTGGTCGAAATCCCCGGCTCGAACAACATACCGTATCTTTGTCGTTTCGTAAACAGATCCGTGCCATGTAACCCGCGTACCATCTGGCTTTTCTACCAAGAGATCCCGCACCGTCGATGTGGAAATATCCGAACAAGTATCGACGATGATCTCGGTCCCCACGTCTCCAACGTAGTATTTTCCCGGCAAATCACAATTTGAGCACACAGTCATCGTATCAATTCCACAAGATTTAGCTTGGATGTCAAGTTGATATTTTTGCCGATAGCGGATGTCTCAGCCATGGTCCTCGATACACCGGAATTTAAATCCATCACCATCCCCAACAGGGAAACCAACAACAAACGCATTTCAAGCTGTGATGTCAAGCACAGTTTGTCTGTCTCTTCCATGGTGATACCAAATCGAGCCTTCGGCTGATTTTTGAAGTCAACCGCAACAGTTCGCGCCACACTTTCGCAAATCCCGATACCCCGTATCCACGGGTAGCGATCAAGTGATTTGGCCCAAGTCCACGGGTGACAATGTGATTCAAACTGTTCGCCTCCGTTCAAAAACACGCTCCATGGACGGCAAAGAAGCCTCGTCATACAGATTGAAAACAAGTAGCTGCGTAGTCGCGTCGTCATCGTAAAAAATCATCTGGTTATCGACTATCCGCCAACGCCCTGTCTCCACCTTGCGAACGATAGCCAAGTCGTCCTGCAGCAAAATCACCCGCGAATGTACATCCGCGAGCATAGCCTGCTCGGCAATATCTCTGACAATCAAATCTTCGGCAACCAGCGTCTCTTGCCCCCGGCTATCTACCAAGTCGTATTCAACGACGTATTGGCCGACCGGCAATGCCGCAGGAAGCCAGTTGTACCGCCACTTTGATCCCCCCACATGCACCAAAGGAGTCGCCGCCAGAATGTCAACCTCACTACCGCTGACAATACTATAAACACGGACAGTGCCGCTGACAATATCCGTCTTCTCAGACCCGTCTGGATTCAAGCCGTATAGCTGAAGAACGACAAGGCTTTGGTCCAAATCAGCGAGCACTTATGGCACCAGTCGACCCATCCTGGCCCCGCACTTGGGGCACTCTATTTGACCGCACGGCTCGCTCGTTTTGTGTTCCTCTTCATAGCCGCAATTGGGACACTTGCAGATTCCACCCGGACCAAGCCCCGCTGCGTCCTGTTCGATTCTCTCTATCAACTTTCTCATTTTTACTCGCCTTTCACTTGGATCTTCGGCGGGCTCGGCAACTGAATCAGCGCATCCCCCCGCACGGTTTGGACAATCAACATAGTGGCCAGAGCGATTCCCATCGCAAACGCCACCAGCAGCCAGGGTATCCACCGAAAAGCTGTGCTACGCAAGGCAGCAACATCTTTTGCGGCCATCTCCTGCATCCGTATCGCATGTATATCAATGACCTTGCTATCATCTGCCGATCTATCGGTAATCATGTCCTTAAAAGCATTCAAACGCTTGATATGGTGCCAAATACCCCGAATCTGCGATTCAGCGCCGCATGTATCTTGCTTGCGTTCTACGACACGAATACGCTCCTCGTGCCGTTCCAGTCGTCTATCATGCTCGGTGTGCTTGGTATCAAACGCCTTGATTATGATGGTCTGCTCAGCAATCGCCTTCTCAACCTGTACCATCGATTTGGCCAGCGCCCTGTTGCTTTCCGACAAGTCGGAATACAACCTATACAAACGCTGAACATCTAGATCGTTCGATTCATCCTTTTTTAGCATTTTTGAGCCCGTTTATCTCTTCTGTGAGCGAAAATGCAGCATTTACCAAATGCTCCAACAGTTTCCTTTCCTGTTGGCCACTGACACTCAACTCGGCAAATGCCGCGACTATTCGTTCTTGACTAGCTGTTAAGCTGTTTGCCAAGTCAGCCCACTCCTTCGGCACCATCCAAGCGTATTGCCCATCCGGATTGCGGACATCGTGCATCCTGTACAACCTTGCCACAATACATAAAGTAACCACCCCTATAATAGATATCAAAATGACCGTTCCGAATATCACCCAACTTACGAATTCGTGATCCATTTCAAATACCTCAGAATTTCGTTATTGAACTCGCCTGTGCGCTGCCCCCCGAAAAATCCAACAGCAGCCTTGAGTTTTCCGTGTACCTTACGTATACGTCCCCGTCTCCCACTATAGGAACCACTCGTTCCTTGACTACTACCTTCTTCATCGCCAGCACACCCTTTATCTTTTCCATACAGGTCACACCATCCGAGCACTGTCGGTTGCAAACCCCCAAAGACCGGCCCCCAATCGCCAGCGTCGCATCCGAAGACTTCCCACAGATCAAGCAGAAAGCGTGCAAATACCCTTCCATTGGCCCCTTGTATTGAGGGAAAGCCCTACCCATTGCAGGACCACCGCAGTCCTTCCCGCAAGAAACCATGCCCCCTCCTGGCCTGTCTAGCGCATCGTGGTAATGCTCACACCATGCACATACAGCATTCAATCCAGTATCAATCAAGCGTTCAGCCATTTCAGCAGTAATCATCCTACGCCTCCAATTTCCGCTCGGGCACGAATTGACTTCTGCGCTTCAGCTCGAACCGGTAACCAATAGTCACCGGCGTACCCAGAACATTCCCGCTGGCACCAACACGAACCACATCCCACCATTCGCCAAAAACATATACCACGTCCCCTTCCTTCGGAACGCGATTGTTCATGCAAACCAACCCAGATTCAGCAATCGCGCATACCCAATGAGTCTTGGACATGCTCATGATCGCATCGTACTCGACGACTTTCCCTTCGGAACGCACCGACGGCGTTCGATTATCTGCCTCCACGTATTCGACAGCACAAAGAACGTTCAGCGGAGAATCGCCACTTGCAATATCCGGGCAAAAATTCCAGGACATCTTATGCGTTTGCGGTGTCCCCCGTGGCGACCTGGGATTCGTCCCTCCATACAAAGGATCGTTATCCGGCTCACCATACAAAGCGTCCACATTTTTGCCGCGATTTAGTGAGTAATATTCCGCTGTCGTCCCAGACAGCTCTATCCGTTCAGCATCTTGCGCTGCTAGATATTCGGCGTCCTGAGCCCCGTAGATATTGCCCCGGCCTT
This portion of the Dehalococcoidales bacterium genome encodes:
- a CDS encoding phage tail protein, which gives rise to MARNRILDFMQSYRFWLFDLVPSMAPPFYVLGAPFFGFSAISSPEYSAQVDSITQLNSMFKKYSYGGGEMSPITLSRGVRGFDDTMWQWMYRALTGLETTQRHLLLLSYTNINLYNIDPVTGIGKQFDSSGIQNPFEIGEFLPGKAWLLWGCIPSAYKSASDFDANSPDVSISELTIQPEAVTELTALDPI
- a CDS encoding phage tail protein is translated as MTNSRRLEGTIGRQAWIGHKEIEMRPAKTDMMQGFRYHVTSANASGVDLFQSTPASDRDNYEAKAVAGFNQVTMPELSVEVAEYREGNSIWAMKFPGPPTVSELSLMRGITKRDTAFHQMVMASVNGQEYRCDVTIWHYQRTEMADAVAGTTDKSKHRRIECGECFATTAKVGDFDATASEVSIAETTIAIEKFDIFPGQAA
- a CDS encoding phage tail sheath subtilisin-like domain-containing protein, with the protein product MNDFAHAGVYIQEVPSGPGPIAGVSTSNFGLVGYSPRGPVNQPTISTSFPEYVRQFGGFSDKGLAAHEAYAFFANGGSIMYFVRVAASDADAAAWDLMADTVEALAVNLEPTGIYSRQLEKTPLTHVGFSLHLNAAIPDNEYVFISDANGNLTVDPVNSGAAAIAAGGSGTINLTTGEINFTINDPTLYIPTGMQATYTYRVFRFQMAWPGEAGNFFRVRINPGSDDYLVQAEARWTRFDVMLDENVSGDALNPAWETVETWADLVFDDPTSPSYITTVINADGSGSSNLEVIDYGNYGNPQDLQGTQVIAEDFSATRVPQGSTATPPVAYDGTIKAWQYALADAPFQKTVSLGFQFSDYVEYDSGVATGGAAGTLNDTTKAWPLTSLMGYVLINKTLGWSAVITNNTATSITFVDINGGPSTPVAGDEYMLVSPKVKIGMGHNTATESVISPGTSSNPARIVPGTVCMQVNVDGVGTKYITDDGAGNLTLDPETLNAVVGKINYTTGQIASPTDVNNVLDFTGNELAVGIPILLGCLYYHSVAVEDDANGNLALSATQTAGVPTKYQLDTNGVNTVSYTTGVVKTTWKLTSDPSLGVPGVYSSVANYYTNPVSELSNILTGGTDGTDITSADVVDPDLAVDQEGVFAFGKVDAMMTLVAADFQTDTYVSWALIDYAELVKDKFVVLTVPHGLSYQEAVTWKKFQLNKYTSRAALYYPHIKVRDPITDVNLDIPCGGHVAGIYSRTDSTRNVGEAPAGMAKGSIQWAVGLEADLTETQCGIVYENKINPLVQWPHTGRVVWGARTLDMSGGEWPYIQQRRLFMFVEKSVFNATHVHIFENNGPTLWSKIDTQVSTFLKGLFDSGYLAGDTPAEAYFVICNSTNNPDTTVKKGIVFCDVGIAANVPGEFLVFRFQQKVIAAAA